The proteins below come from a single Tenuifilum thalassicum genomic window:
- a CDS encoding polyphosphate polymerase domain-containing protein, translating into MINSLSDITLAESGLKSINICTTGQVQFLKRVDSKFIISAKWAQDKLIEHIKNNYYIVENNSILFPLYTSIYYDTEKLDMYLQHHNNRPKRYKVRTREYHASGDFFLEVKFRNHAGETLKKRIQPNAEDITENILSNFIDNNTPYRFKTLQKVLETRFNRITLVSMLFNERVTLDFNISLKDIQNQKSILLNDICIVESKRDKYNKTSVIMDFLKQAGYRKRGFSKYAIGCALLNQHVKTNNFKPTINHLNKIRNENNVVLT; encoded by the coding sequence ATGATTAATTCTCTAAGCGATATAACATTAGCTGAGTCTGGGCTAAAAAGCATCAATATTTGTACAACTGGACAAGTTCAATTTCTGAAAAGGGTTGATAGTAAATTCATTATTTCAGCAAAATGGGCTCAAGATAAACTAATAGAGCATATAAAGAATAATTACTATATAGTTGAAAATAATAGCATCCTATTCCCTCTTTACACATCCATATACTATGACACAGAAAAACTAGACATGTACCTACAACATCATAATAATAGGCCTAAAAGGTATAAGGTTAGAACAAGGGAGTACCATGCAAGTGGTGATTTTTTTCTAGAAGTTAAATTTAGAAATCATGCAGGTGAAACATTAAAGAAAAGAATTCAACCCAATGCCGAAGATATTACAGAAAATATATTATCCAATTTTATCGATAACAATACACCATATAGATTCAAAACACTACAAAAAGTATTAGAAACAAGGTTTAACCGAATTACTCTTGTCTCGATGCTATTTAATGAACGTGTTACGCTTGATTTTAACATTTCCCTTAAAGATATACAAAATCAAAAATCAATATTACTGAATGATATTTGCATAGTTGAGTCCAAAAGAGATAAATACAATAAAACAAGTGTAATTATGGACTTTCTAAAACAGGCAGGTTACAGAAAAAGAGGTTTCAGCAAATACGCAATTGGCTGCGCACTTCTTAACCAGCACGTTAAAACTAACAATTTTAAGCCAACGATAAACCATTTAAATAAGATTAGAAATGAAAACAATGTGGTTCTTACTTAA
- a CDS encoding rubredoxin: protein MYRCKVCGYIYDESVGDPEHGIPAGTPFEELPDTWHCPVCQVSKEHFEEVGR from the coding sequence ATGTATAGATGTAAGGTTTGTGGTTATATTTACGATGAATCTGTTGGGGACCCCGAGCATGGAATTCCCGCGGGTACACCCTTTGAAGAACTACCTGATACTTGGCATTGCCCTGTTTGCCAGGTAAGTAAGGAGCATTTTGAAGAGGTTGGACGATAA